The genomic window TCGACAACAGAATCAACCCTAATGTGCTTTAAGAAGGTTCGGGCCATTTTACCAAATAGTGTTTCCACCAGATTAAGCCAGGAGCCGTGCTTTGGAGTATGAACATAAACGAATCTATTTGGCCGGCTTGATAGATATCGCAAGGTCTCTTTTGAAATATGCGCAGAATGATTGTCTAAAACAATTCGTATCGTATATGCTGATGGATAAAAGGCATCCAGTTCTTTTAAAAGCTCGATAAATTCTTTGCTTCTGTGACGTTCATGAACCTGGGCTATTACATGCCCTGTATGCAAATCTAAAGCGGCTAATATGCTCACGGTTCCCAAGCGTTTATATTCATAATCTCGGAGAACCTGAGGACATTTACCAGCTATAGGTTTTAAGTCTGGTGCAATATTTTTTATTGCCTGAACACCGGGCTTTTCATCTACGGAAACGGTAATCGTTCGATTGCCAGAAATTTTTTCTGAAGCATCTTGTTTGTTTTGCAGGTTAACCTCTTGGTAAACCATAAGGACGTCTTCCATTTTACGCTTAAATTCTGGATCCCGTTTCTCTAAATAATAGCGTATCTTATGTGGTTGTACGGGATGTTCTTTTAATATTCTATGAATCGTGGCTTTTGAGGCCTTTGAAAGACACGCATATCCCTCCTGGGGGGCATATTTTCTTGTGTGTTTTGCTAAAAGGCTTTGCGTCCACAGTTCTGCTGCATATCCATGGTCTTTGGGTTTTGTGCATGCAATATTTACAACCCACATCTTTGCATTCTCGGTAATTGTGGGCTCTTTGGGCCGATGATATTTATCTCTTAGCGCTTCTTCCGGGCCTAACGCCAATGCCTTTTCAATGTATTTATAAATGGTTTCCCTGCTTAGCCCTATCGATTTTTGAATTGCTGTTATAGATTCTTCTTGATACTTCTTAAGAAGCACTTATGCTCTCTTTACTTCCCGAAGAGGAGCAGTGCGAGATCGAGCAGTGTTTTCTAATTTGCATAACTGTTCCGGACTAAGAGATAATTTTGGCTTTTTACTAATTCCCGACACCTTGGCCTCCTTTTTTAAGGCCAATATAAATGCCGGATACTTATTTGTCAAGGTTTTTACGAAACGTTATACTGGTGTCTGAACGAAAACACGTTTTTTTTTAAAAAGCGGCAGGATGGTTTTTCACTTACGAAAATCTTTTCTTAAAATTTGTGCTAAGCTTTTGGTAAAAGCAAGCTTCTTTTCCTCATTTGTCTTGTTTTCTTACTATTTTCGATAAGTCTGGGCATACTATACTCAGTGAGTTCACAAAATGTGATTTTTGAAACACTTTAACCATTTATGTAAAAAAAAGTTATATAGAATATCAGAAATCATTGTTTGCGAACCCTTAGAGTATATAATTTCAACAACTCCTTGTTCTCTCGCTTATAAAACCCCTTGTCAAAACTTATGCACTCTATCGCATCTCCTCCAAATCGATTCAACAACCTCTCTGCCAGCGAAATCGACACCGACACCTCCGCCTGCCTCTCGACAACCTGATGCTCTACGAAAAAACCTCATTGACGCTTGCCACCAGAATGTTATGCCCCAATTCCACCCGTTTGTTTGCCTTTCCCTTGTGCAGCCACTCCGTATGCGGCTCAAATAACGAATATACCTTCTCTTCCACCGGTATCTGCTCACCTCTGACCACCATTCTCTCCACAAGCTCAATGTGCCTTTTCAACATCCGATGAAAATACTCGAGTCTATCGAGTTTTACTCCACATACTGCCGCCTGATTTATTGCGAGCATCCTCCCGTAGATCGCCAACATGCGCTCATCTATCTTTTCACTCAAGCACCTTGCCAATCCAAGATACCGTTTTACCTGATCCTTCGCTGCCTCTTCGTTCAATTCCTGGGTGACGTAGATATGTTGCAATGCCCTCAATATCGGAGGTAGCTCATCCCTGCTTTTTAATGGTAGTTTTACTTCTGAAATGGATATGACTCTCAGCTTCCTCTGCTGCTCAAATCGCTTTCTCATCTTTTCACTAATATCCTTTGCCTTTTTTGTTTATGCCTCGAATACGAGGACTCTTCCACCTAAGAATCCCTTCATTTTCTCCCTATTTTACCCTTTTACCCGTAAGATATTTAACGACTTCCATGAATGCTTTTCACCTGCTTAGCCTTATTTTACAGAGCTTTGGTCTGTTTCCGTTCAAACACCAACTACGAGAAAGACGTACGGCTTAAAAAGTTGCGTTGCTTATTGCTCTGTGCTTCTGGCGACGATTGGGGGCTGGAGGCGATTCGTCTCCTTCCTGCCAGCTAATGTCGCTGAGTGTAGCGTTCGGCTAGAAAGTAATTTTTGCCTTTGATTCCAGGTATTTTGGATGCTCAGAATGCAGCAGAGAAGAATGGTATGTCT from Candidatus Brocadia sp. includes these protein-coding regions:
- a CDS encoding IS630 family transposase, with translation MLLKKYQEESITAIQKSIGLSRETIYKYIEKALALGPEEALRDKYHRPKEPTITENAKMWVVNIACTKPKDHGYAAELWTQSLLAKHTRKYAPQEGYACLSKASKATIHRILKEHPVQPHKIRYYLEKRDPEFKRKMEDVLMVYQEVNLQNKQDASEKISGNRTITVSVDEKPGVQAIKNIAPDLKPIAGKCPQVLRDYEYKRLGTVSILAALDLHTGHVIAQVHERHRSKEFIELLKELDAFYPSAYTIRIVLDNHSAHISKETLRYLSSRPNRFVYVHTPKHGSWLNLVETLFGKMARTFLKHIRVDSVVELRNRILKGISEINEAPVIHRWKKFDLLT